In Fibrobacter sp. UWB15, one genomic interval encodes:
- a CDS encoding lipopolysaccharide biosynthesis protein — translation MSDKKNTPFLAAVWSLLERLSSQIVSFAIGIVLARLLTPNEYGIVGLTTIFISLSNTFVDSGFANGLIRKIDRTEKDLATAFYFNVVVGLVAYAILWACSPLIANFFDEPLLIPLIKIIGLSVLLNSLCIVQNAILTAKLNIRLQTIIGLCGQIPAGLVAIVLAFYGWGVYTLALQTVLAAFIRTVLLWICAKWRPREGFSKESFHYLFGFGSKLLSANLIGTVFNEIYSVVIGKFFTKADLGYFTKANGLRCNVNSISSGIVQKIALPVLSKYQNDTEVLKDRFREVMRLLVMITAPLSAILCFTGRDIIVFLWTEKWLPAVIFFQILVTSNIWNPIGQLSLSLLQVVNRTGTILKLEFPKKSLCVLFIVVGIQYGVIGLAFAQFFINFSAALINLYPTKKILQYSYAMQLFDLVKYMLIAYPIAWGITKGIQTDIHLLNIILSTALYVPAYCLVLYLIRDAIALKYFNKISAKFKKK, via the coding sequence ATGTCAGATAAGAAGAACACGCCCTTTCTCGCTGCAGTCTGGAGCCTTCTCGAAAGGCTCTCTTCGCAGATTGTAAGTTTTGCCATCGGCATCGTTCTCGCCCGACTGTTGACCCCTAACGAATACGGCATTGTGGGGCTCACGACCATATTCATTTCGCTGTCCAACACGTTCGTCGACTCCGGCTTTGCGAATGGACTCATCCGTAAAATTGACCGTACCGAAAAGGACTTGGCGACCGCCTTCTACTTCAACGTAGTCGTGGGCCTTGTCGCCTATGCGATTCTCTGGGCATGTTCACCACTCATCGCGAATTTCTTCGACGAACCGCTGCTGATTCCGCTCATCAAGATTATCGGCCTCAGCGTTCTCCTCAATTCCCTCTGTATCGTCCAGAATGCCATCCTGACGGCGAAACTGAATATCAGACTTCAGACCATTATCGGTTTGTGCGGCCAGATTCCCGCCGGCCTCGTGGCAATCGTCCTCGCCTTTTACGGATGGGGCGTCTACACGCTCGCCCTACAGACAGTCCTCGCGGCCTTCATCCGCACCGTTCTCCTTTGGATTTGTGCCAAGTGGCGCCCGCGCGAAGGCTTCAGCAAGGAATCATTCCATTACCTGTTCGGATTCGGTTCCAAGCTGCTCAGCGCAAACCTCATCGGAACCGTCTTCAACGAAATCTATTCTGTCGTCATCGGTAAGTTTTTCACCAAGGCTGACCTCGGGTATTTCACGAAAGCAAACGGCCTAAGGTGCAATGTCAACTCCATCAGCTCCGGCATCGTCCAAAAGATTGCCCTACCCGTTCTTTCCAAGTACCAGAACGACACCGAAGTCCTTAAGGACCGTTTCCGCGAAGTCATGCGCCTGCTTGTCATGATCACGGCGCCCCTGTCAGCGATACTCTGCTTTACCGGGCGAGACATCATCGTTTTCCTCTGGACCGAAAAATGGCTACCGGCCGTCATCTTTTTCCAGATTCTTGTCACAAGTAACATCTGGAATCCAATTGGCCAGCTCAGCCTCAGCCTGTTGCAAGTCGTCAATCGCACGGGAACAATCCTGAAACTGGAATTCCCAAAGAAGTCCCTTTGCGTCCTCTTTATCGTTGTAGGTATTCAATACGGAGTGATTGGCCTTGCGTTCGCGCAATTCTTCATCAATTTCTCCGCCGCCCTCATCAACCTGTACCCCACCAAAAAGATTCTGCAATACAGCTACGCCATGCAGCTTTTTGACCTCGTCAAGTACATGCTCATTGCCTACCCGATTGCCTGGGGAATTACGAAGGGAATCCAGACCGACATTCACCTGCTGAACATCATCCTGTCAACAGCGCTCTATGTTCCGGCCTATTGCCTCGTACTCTACTTGATCCGCGACGCAATCGCCCTGAAATATTTCAACAAGATTTCGGCTAAATTCAAGAAGAAATAA
- a CDS encoding glycosyltransferase, whose translation MRILLANKFYYRRGGDCVYSIELENLLKASGHEVAFFAMDYPENQDSEWKSYWPSEVAFSPKKPVAFLKAFKRPFGDAETVRKFTALLDKFKPDVLHLNNIHTQLSPVMAEIAHARGIKVVWTLHDYKLVCPAYTCLCNGKICEDCIGGNKRNCTAKKCLKNNWLASKIAEKEAVAWNRERLERCVDQFICPSHFMKQKMEQGGFDASKLVALHNFVDESKFAHGPVEREKSYCFVGRLSNEKGVETLLRVAPKIEATLYVLGTGPLEDELKAKYASAKQIRFMGHSDWETCKSVLLKSKFSVVPSEWYENNPFSVIEPLCLGTPVLGANIGGIPELIEPGKTGELFEMGNAEDLEAKIRKMLSGDYSFDVKPLRQHFSKDDYLEQMMSVYG comes from the coding sequence ATGCGGATTCTGCTTGCAAACAAGTTCTACTACCGTCGCGGTGGTGATTGCGTTTATTCTATAGAACTGGAAAACCTGCTCAAGGCATCGGGGCATGAGGTCGCTTTCTTTGCGATGGACTATCCCGAAAACCAGGACAGCGAATGGAAAAGCTACTGGCCGAGTGAGGTCGCCTTTTCTCCGAAGAAACCAGTCGCTTTTCTCAAGGCGTTCAAGCGTCCGTTTGGCGATGCAGAAACCGTAAGGAAATTTACCGCGCTGCTTGATAAATTTAAGCCCGACGTGCTGCACCTGAACAACATCCATACGCAACTTTCGCCTGTAATGGCCGAAATTGCGCACGCACGCGGCATCAAGGTGGTGTGGACTCTGCACGACTACAAGCTGGTTTGCCCCGCCTATACGTGCCTCTGCAACGGTAAAATCTGTGAAGACTGCATCGGTGGCAACAAGCGGAACTGCACCGCGAAAAAATGCCTCAAGAACAACTGGCTTGCAAGCAAGATTGCCGAGAAGGAAGCCGTGGCGTGGAACCGCGAACGTCTGGAACGTTGCGTGGACCAGTTTATTTGCCCGAGCCATTTCATGAAACAGAAAATGGAACAGGGCGGTTTCGATGCTTCGAAGCTGGTTGCTCTCCATAATTTTGTCGATGAATCGAAATTTGCTCATGGGCCGGTGGAACGCGAAAAATCCTACTGCTTCGTGGGACGTCTCTCCAACGAAAAGGGTGTCGAAACCCTGCTGCGCGTGGCGCCGAAAATTGAGGCGACTCTCTATGTGCTCGGTACGGGTCCGCTCGAGGACGAACTCAAGGCGAAATACGCATCAGCAAAGCAGATTAGGTTTATGGGACACAGCGACTGGGAAACTTGCAAGTCCGTGCTGCTCAAGTCAAAGTTCAGCGTGGTGCCGAGCGAATGGTACGAAAACAACCCGTTCTCGGTAATTGAACCGCTTTGCCTCGGAACTCCCGTGCTGGGCGCAAACATCGGCGGAATTCCCGAACTGATCGAACCGGGAAAGACCGGCGAACTTTTTGAGATGGGTAACGCCGAAGATCTTGAAGCGAAAATCCGCAAGATGCTTTCCGGAGACTATTCCTTTGACGTGAAACCTCTCCGTCAGCATTTTTCCAAGGACGATTACTTGGAACAGATGATGTCTGTTTATGGTTAA
- a CDS encoding LicD family protein → MGIVHKVYTLLGGKEGSFLQKKWSKYCIGKDLKRKQKLLRQYGIEALQAFKDVCQESGVGYWLEFGTLLGAVRHKSFIPHDFDLDVGILEDSYTEDFEKKLIAKGFVKDHSFDMVKVPTGERKPSEYAFHYKGLAFDIFLGIREGDTRTVYCYEVEKGDVVSSARSYTFSTKEPLSTVTINGVELGAPADPVKTLSMYYGEDFMTPNPNWTGKNGGNKCATYYTPEEITGILIRPKTDVR, encoded by the coding sequence ATGGGTATCGTTCATAAAGTTTACACCCTCCTCGGAGGAAAAGAAGGTTCCTTTCTTCAGAAGAAGTGGTCCAAATATTGTATCGGCAAAGACCTGAAAAGAAAGCAGAAACTGTTGCGTCAATACGGTATCGAAGCCCTGCAGGCATTCAAGGACGTCTGCCAGGAATCCGGCGTAGGCTATTGGCTGGAATTCGGCACCCTGCTTGGAGCGGTAAGGCACAAGTCCTTCATTCCCCATGATTTCGACCTGGACGTGGGCATCCTCGAAGATTCCTATACGGAAGACTTTGAGAAGAAACTGATTGCCAAGGGATTCGTCAAGGACCATTCCTTCGATATGGTCAAGGTGCCAACTGGCGAACGCAAGCCTTCGGAATACGCGTTCCACTACAAGGGCCTCGCCTTCGACATCTTCCTCGGCATCCGCGAAGGTGACACCCGCACCGTGTACTGCTACGAAGTCGAAAAAGGCGACGTTGTTTCTTCGGCAAGGTCTTACACCTTCAGCACCAAGGAACCGCTGTCTACCGTAACGATCAACGGAGTCGAATTGGGCGCCCCCGCCGACCCGGTCAAGACGCTGTCCATGTATTACGGCGAAGATTTTATGACGCCGAATCCGAACTGGACCGGCAAAAACGGCGGCAACAAGTGCGCCACCTACTACACCCCCGAAGAAATTACCGGCATCTTGATTAGGCCCAAGACCGATGTCAGATAA
- a CDS encoding radical SAM protein, which produces MSCSNCSHCNSKIQMPTDVSVITTYRCQMRCKMCNIWKNPTKKSEEIQAKDLEILPQLKFANVTGGEPFIRQDLEDIVEVLYTKAPRIVISTSGWWVDRVIKLAERFPNIGIRVSIEGLEGTNNFLRGRDDGFERGMKTLKTLHEMGVKDIGFGQTLSNWNSNDLIPLYELALSMNFEFATAAFHNSYYFHKEDNQISNKEELCDNIGKLVNRLLKENHPKSWFRAFFNLGLIKYIQGGKRMLPCEAGSVNFFTDPWGEVYPCNGLEPRYWQESMGNIHNAKNFEEIWFSEQAQKVREKVRTCPKNCWMVGTAAPVMKKYIAHVAPWVLTAKLKSLFGKEIDCSKFPTFDVGQDPRQGDLRIEG; this is translated from the coding sequence ATGTCTTGCTCGAATTGTAGTCATTGTAATTCTAAGATTCAGATGCCGACGGACGTGTCGGTAATTACAACTTATCGTTGTCAGATGCGCTGCAAAATGTGCAACATCTGGAAGAACCCGACCAAGAAAAGTGAAGAAATCCAGGCGAAGGATTTGGAAATCCTCCCGCAGCTCAAGTTTGCAAACGTGACCGGTGGTGAACCGTTTATCCGCCAGGACCTGGAAGATATTGTCGAAGTCCTTTATACCAAGGCCCCGCGCATCGTGATCAGTACGAGTGGTTGGTGGGTAGACCGTGTTATCAAACTGGCCGAACGTTTCCCGAATATCGGCATCCGCGTCTCCATCGAAGGCCTTGAAGGCACCAACAATTTCTTGCGCGGCCGCGACGACGGCTTTGAACGCGGCATGAAGACGCTCAAGACCCTGCATGAAATGGGCGTGAAGGATATCGGCTTTGGCCAGACGCTCAGCAACTGGAACAGCAACGACTTGATTCCGCTTTACGAACTTGCCCTTTCGATGAATTTCGAATTCGCGACGGCCGCCTTCCATAACAGCTACTACTTCCACAAGGAAGACAACCAGATCAGTAACAAGGAAGAACTCTGCGACAATATCGGCAAGCTGGTGAACCGCCTCCTCAAGGAAAACCATCCGAAGTCCTGGTTCCGCGCTTTCTTCAACCTGGGTCTCATCAAGTACATTCAGGGCGGCAAGCGAATGCTCCCTTGCGAGGCGGGTTCCGTGAACTTCTTTACTGACCCGTGGGGCGAAGTTTACCCCTGCAACGGTCTTGAACCGCGCTACTGGCAAGAAAGCATGGGCAACATCCATAACGCGAAGAATTTCGAGGAAATCTGGTTTAGCGAACAGGCCCAGAAGGTGCGCGAAAAGGTGCGTACCTGCCCCAAGAATTGCTGGATGGTGGGTACTGCCGCTCCGGTGATGAAAAAGTACATTGCGCACGTGGCACCGTGGGTGCTCACGGCGAAACTCAAGAGCCTGTTCGGCAAGGAAATCGATTGCTCCAAGTTTCCGACATTCGATGTCGGCCAGGATCCGCGTCAGGGCGACCTGAGAATCGAAGGGTAG
- a CDS encoding O-antigen ligase, with amino-acid sequence MIYYLIGAFWVFALLNYRLAVLLLAPFALLLHMFPAYDGQYVSILDFCCLGLTVLLPIKTNFIAKFRTYPFMVPSLCVLASYVVTNLLGEPHWPSCIFILNTVYVYPFIVWCVFEEERDLKVLVYGFAAYMAFCIIYAMVELALGENPILEKIITMRIVNENVLNYTEVRFGLKRLQSVYNTPMSMGLALGAFGYFLFQFRDMTKNKNPYIQMLMVACLVMPWLTGSRSVFAAVFILLFPIMNVVMKEGKFMLFKIGLIGGAIFILGDWMLTLIDSFIHSDTAVAGSSLDMRLMQFAVIIPFFLNSPIWGSGYAYTWTFVKAVDADLLGAESIWLQLLVDFGLLGAIAYTVCIVYMAKSLKPVLGKGRWALPMAVIVGYTLSTFLGLDLNYFFILCMMLIKTHEFSEKTEEEAEEE; translated from the coding sequence ATGATTTATTACCTGATAGGAGCTTTCTGGGTTTTTGCCCTCTTGAATTACCGCCTGGCAGTTTTGCTGTTGGCTCCTTTTGCGTTGCTTCTTCATATGTTCCCGGCGTATGACGGACAGTATGTTTCGATTCTCGATTTCTGCTGCTTGGGACTGACGGTCTTGTTGCCTATCAAGACAAATTTTATAGCGAAATTCCGTACGTATCCTTTTATGGTGCCTAGTTTATGCGTCTTGGCTTCCTATGTGGTGACGAACCTTTTGGGTGAACCGCATTGGCCGAGCTGCATATTTATTTTGAATACGGTTTATGTTTATCCGTTCATAGTGTGGTGTGTTTTTGAAGAAGAACGCGACTTGAAAGTGCTCGTGTACGGTTTTGCCGCCTATATGGCATTCTGCATTATATACGCCATGGTGGAATTGGCTCTTGGCGAGAACCCCATATTGGAAAAAATCATAACGATGAGGATTGTCAACGAGAACGTTCTAAATTATACGGAAGTCCGTTTTGGCCTGAAACGATTGCAGAGTGTCTACAATACCCCGATGTCTATGGGCTTGGCTCTAGGAGCTTTTGGATATTTCCTGTTCCAATTCCGTGATATGACCAAGAACAAAAACCCCTATATACAGATGCTCATGGTGGCTTGTTTGGTCATGCCTTGGTTGACAGGTTCGCGTTCCGTGTTTGCCGCTGTGTTTATTTTGTTGTTCCCGATCATGAATGTCGTGATGAAAGAAGGGAAATTCATGCTTTTCAAGATTGGCCTGATTGGTGGCGCTATCTTTATTTTAGGTGATTGGATGCTGACGCTGATAGATTCTTTTATTCATTCGGATACGGCGGTGGCAGGCAGCAGTCTGGATATGCGCTTGATGCAGTTCGCCGTGATTATCCCCTTCTTCTTGAATTCGCCGATTTGGGGTAGCGGTTATGCGTACACATGGACCTTTGTCAAGGCTGTAGATGCGGACTTGCTGGGCGCCGAAAGTATATGGCTGCAGCTGTTGGTGGACTTTGGCCTTTTGGGCGCTATTGCTTATACCGTTTGTATTGTGTATATGGCCAAGAGTCTCAAACCGGTATTGGGCAAGGGACGTTGGGCTTTGCCCATGGCTGTCATTGTCGGCTACACTTTATCAACATTCCTTGGCTTGGACCTGAACTACTTCTTTATCCTTTGCATGATGTTGATCAAGACTCATGAATTCTCCGAAAAGACCGAAGAAGAAGCCGAAGAAGAATAA
- a CDS encoding LicD family protein translates to MSIVAKIKRRIKRPFKSFYNYVTQKKLREEVESLRFQVEYFKHHVDIGQIKPATGYLREYQLKELKFTHEILEMLKSYDIKPFLEGGALLGAQRHGGFIPWDDDIDVGVTRADYNKLIEIAKRDFVWIDSSKKTGNYAEFYDNAIRANPGKYVFLMTPYCLHLYKGTCLKDALNLEFFSNDFVKEGVTEEAYIAYREKIINFVHGKHSWKEIFDFYEAELKNSEIYSLEETSRITPGIGNWVLTEYKFHGFRNYNELYPLKPIAFEGSTLPGPNEPDIMLDKQFGKNWRGFPKDIGIPHTLKDLNEYLETIGTPIDYKEF, encoded by the coding sequence ATGTCGATAGTCGCAAAAATCAAAAGACGCATTAAAAGGCCTTTCAAGTCCTTTTACAATTACGTCACTCAAAAGAAGCTGAGGGAAGAAGTTGAATCGTTGCGATTCCAGGTGGAATATTTCAAGCACCATGTTGATATCGGACAAATAAAGCCCGCGACAGGCTACCTGCGCGAATACCAACTCAAGGAACTGAAGTTCACGCATGAAATCCTCGAGATGCTCAAGTCCTACGACATCAAGCCGTTCCTTGAAGGTGGCGCCCTGCTTGGCGCCCAGAGACACGGCGGGTTCATTCCTTGGGACGATGACATCGATGTGGGCGTGACCCGAGCCGACTACAACAAGCTCATTGAAATCGCCAAAAGGGACTTTGTCTGGATTGATTCTAGCAAGAAGACCGGAAACTACGCCGAATTTTACGACAACGCCATTCGCGCAAACCCGGGTAAATACGTCTTCTTGATGACGCCTTACTGCTTGCACCTTTACAAGGGCACCTGCCTTAAGGACGCACTTAACCTGGAATTCTTCTCGAACGACTTCGTGAAGGAAGGTGTCACCGAAGAAGCCTACATCGCTTACCGCGAAAAGATTATTAACTTCGTGCACGGGAAGCATTCCTGGAAAGAAATTTTCGATTTCTACGAAGCCGAACTGAAGAACAGCGAAATTTATTCCCTCGAAGAAACTTCGCGAATCACTCCCGGTATCGGCAACTGGGTCCTGACGGAATACAAGTTCCACGGATTTAGGAACTATAACGAACTGTATCCCCTGAAGCCGATTGCCTTCGAAGGCTCCACTCTGCCTGGGCCGAACGAGCCCGACATCATGCTCGACAAGCAATTCGGCAAGAACTGGAGAGGTTTCCCGAAGGATATCGGCATCCCCCACACCCTCAAGGACCTTAACGAATATTTGGAAACCATCGGTACGCCGATTGACTATAAAGAATTCTAG
- a CDS encoding GDSL-type esterase/lipase family protein codes for MKRLLLSFLLAIVFSDCAFEKGEDELCFVGDSITYLWDVEYYFPNYIVHKHAVSGAGLKQMDTWNVSDCKGRTTVLLIGTNDIGYWKTTTKNIEFLREDYKDRFIKSAKRIGADLLIVLSVLPRNFMGDEDPSVNENIEIQNGLLRDALKKEIPGSRFIDVFDLFLDDDFEIREDLFKDGLHPNDEGYEILSRQIQRAL; via the coding sequence ATGAAACGGCTCTTGCTGTCATTTCTTTTGGCGATCGTGTTTAGTGACTGTGCCTTTGAAAAAGGCGAAGATGAGCTGTGCTTTGTGGGGGATTCCATTACGTACTTGTGGGATGTTGAATACTATTTCCCCAATTACATAGTCCATAAGCACGCGGTTAGCGGTGCGGGGCTGAAACAGATGGATACTTGGAATGTGTCCGATTGCAAAGGACGTACGACAGTCCTTCTAATCGGAACCAATGATATAGGCTACTGGAAAACAACGACTAAAAACATTGAATTTTTGCGTGAAGATTACAAGGACAGGTTTATCAAGAGTGCAAAACGAATTGGGGCGGACCTACTAATCGTCCTGTCCGTTTTGCCGAGGAATTTCATGGGGGACGAAGATCCTTCTGTAAACGAAAACATCGAAATTCAAAATGGCCTGCTTCGCGATGCCCTAAAAAAAGAAATTCCTGGTAGCCGGTTTATCGATGTGTTTGATTTATTCCTGGATGACGATTTCGAAATTCGCGAGGATCTGTTTAAGGATGGACTGCATCCGAATGATGAAGGCTATGAAATCTTGTCTCGCCAAATACAGAGGGCCTTATGA
- a CDS encoding glycosyltransferase codes for MPMTQDLPLISVVIPVYKVETYLDQCVESIVQQTYRNLEIILVDDGSPDRCAEMCDLWATKDSRIKVIHKKNGGLGDARNAGLVVATGDYIGFVDSDDWCEPDMFQELLESCLQYKAPVAVCNVFVDWECGWPTEYETFAAERSCWDASDVRRNFFNGKLTAWAWNKLYRKDLIPDLKYPTQAFEDIPVARNIFTKIERCALTGKCSYHYRQRQGSIVNSAVNLSQFTLIDELRKNAVAAKAFLLEDVAVARLAVSSFNFLAKVEKGKDSALKSKIPSLVEDICRYQFGLREKSVVRKKDKIFLYCIAKGLPYKMVFGIRRLFQGVYWGLNMKGGQKKQ; via the coding sequence ATGCCGATGACTCAGGATTTGCCTCTGATTTCAGTCGTTATTCCGGTCTATAAGGTGGAAACCTATTTGGATCAATGCGTTGAAAGTATTGTCCAGCAGACTTACCGAAACTTGGAAATTATTCTAGTCGACGATGGTTCTCCGGACCGTTGCGCCGAAATGTGCGACTTGTGGGCGACAAAGGATTCAAGAATCAAAGTCATCCATAAGAAGAACGGCGGCCTTGGTGATGCCCGCAATGCGGGCCTTGTTGTTGCCACGGGTGACTATATCGGTTTTGTCGATAGCGATGACTGGTGCGAACCGGACATGTTCCAGGAACTTCTGGAATCCTGCCTGCAGTATAAAGCTCCCGTTGCTGTTTGCAATGTCTTTGTGGATTGGGAATGTGGCTGGCCTACTGAATATGAAACGTTTGCCGCTGAACGCTCCTGCTGGGACGCCTCCGATGTCCGTCGCAATTTCTTTAATGGCAAGTTGACGGCATGGGCTTGGAATAAGTTGTATCGCAAGGACTTGATTCCGGATTTGAAGTATCCGACCCAGGCATTCGAAGATATTCCCGTGGCCCGAAATATTTTTACCAAGATAGAACGTTGCGCCCTGACTGGGAAATGTTCTTACCATTATCGCCAACGTCAGGGAAGCATTGTCAATTCTGCAGTGAATCTGTCTCAGTTTACCTTGATTGACGAATTGAGAAAGAATGCTGTGGCGGCAAAAGCTTTTTTGCTTGAAGATGTCGCTGTTGCAAGGCTTGCGGTGAGTAGTTTCAATTTCCTCGCGAAAGTCGAAAAGGGAAAAGATTCTGCCCTGAAGTCGAAAATTCCTTCGCTGGTAGAAGATATTTGTCGTTATCAGTTTGGCTTGCGTGAAAAATCGGTTGTTCGGAAGAAGGACAAAATTTTCCTATATTGCATCGCTAAAGGGTTACCCTATAAAATGGTGTTCGGTATCCGTCGCCTGTTCCAGGGCGTTTATTGGGGCTTGAACATGAAGGGGGGGCAGAAGAAACAATGA
- a CDS encoding phosphorylcholine transferase LicD — MKQMTLKDIQQVSLEILKEVHSFCTENGIQYSLAYGTLLGAIRHKGFIPWDDDIDIYMTRPNYERFVKTFRSANGLKVIAKQDSYIAFARICDTQKTGTCTTLPWTKIEGTGMWIDLFPVDPVEDDADTYQAKLQKALDLYDRQLGARRALPSVSLKLGLKGALKQVCRKLKYRNCRLSDINAQLEQLCTSAAASATAHCTQLACPDANCIEHLPADYFNDYVDVDFEGNKFKAIKQWDACLSKLYGDYMQLPPEEDRRQHSCDHTQFYWKAE, encoded by the coding sequence ATGAAGCAGATGACACTGAAAGACATCCAGCAGGTTTCGCTGGAAATTTTGAAAGAAGTTCATTCGTTCTGTACCGAAAACGGCATCCAATATTCCCTTGCCTACGGAACACTCTTGGGAGCCATTCGTCATAAGGGATTCATCCCCTGGGATGATGACATCGACATCTACATGACGCGTCCGAACTACGAACGATTCGTCAAGACATTCCGTTCCGCAAACGGTCTGAAAGTCATCGCCAAGCAAGACAGCTATATTGCCTTCGCTAGAATCTGCGACACTCAAAAGACGGGTACTTGCACGACTCTGCCCTGGACAAAAATCGAGGGCACTGGCATGTGGATTGACCTTTTCCCGGTAGACCCCGTCGAAGATGATGCCGACACCTATCAGGCAAAGCTGCAAAAAGCTCTCGATTTGTACGATCGCCAACTTGGAGCAAGAAGAGCATTGCCAAGCGTTTCATTGAAGCTTGGCCTCAAGGGTGCGCTTAAGCAAGTCTGCAGAAAACTGAAATACAGAAACTGCCGCCTTTCTGATATTAACGCTCAACTGGAGCAGCTATGCACTTCTGCAGCGGCCAGCGCAACGGCCCACTGCACCCAGCTGGCCTGTCCCGATGCAAACTGCATCGAGCACCTGCCCGCCGACTACTTCAACGACTATGTTGATGTCGATTTCGAAGGAAACAAGTTTAAGGCAATCAAGCAATGGGACGCCTGCCTTTCGAAGCTCTACGGAGACTACATGCAACTCCCGCCGGAAGAAGACAGACGCCAGCATAGCTGCGACCACACTCAGTTTTACTGGAAAGCGGAATGA
- a CDS encoding phosphorylcholine transferase LicD: MKKIALDEMKRIQVDILKDVHQFCIENNIHYTLIFGTLLGAIRHKGYIPWDDDIDIAMMRPDYEKFVAHYKHKDGWYHVYDFRKDKDYHNPYAKVADTRTILEENVSTKDIGINIDVFPFDYMFDTKEECRNFIQSLNKLKTLFRIKLVKPGKKNSWWKRILIRLSKVAALPWTIRSITEKEYAKIGELNNSSAQFIALPVDPEKDAALRSIVPRGMFENFVQVPFEGSEFMAIADYDQWLTGMYGDYMTPPANKNRTSPHTLSNIYWI, encoded by the coding sequence ATGAAGAAAATCGCTCTAGACGAAATGAAGCGTATCCAGGTGGACATCTTAAAAGATGTCCATCAGTTCTGTATTGAAAACAACATTCATTACACGCTCATTTTCGGCACGCTCCTCGGCGCCATTCGTCATAAGGGCTACATTCCCTGGGACGACGACATCGACATCGCCATGATGCGTCCCGACTACGAAAAATTCGTCGCTCACTACAAGCATAAAGATGGTTGGTATCACGTCTACGACTTTCGCAAAGACAAAGACTACCACAACCCTTACGCCAAGGTGGCTGACACACGCACCATTCTTGAAGAAAACGTGTCCACAAAAGATATCGGGATCAACATCGACGTATTCCCCTTCGACTACATGTTCGACACCAAAGAAGAATGCAGGAATTTCATCCAGTCGCTCAACAAGCTGAAGACCCTTTTCCGCATCAAGTTGGTGAAACCGGGCAAGAAGAATTCCTGGTGGAAGCGCATACTGATTCGGCTTTCTAAGGTGGCCGCTCTGCCGTGGACCATAAGAAGCATCACCGAAAAGGAATACGCAAAGATCGGTGAATTGAACAATAGCTCGGCCCAATTTATCGCACTGCCAGTTGACCCTGAAAAAGACGCCGCCTTGCGTTCTATCGTGCCACGAGGCATGTTCGAAAACTTTGTCCAAGTTCCCTTCGAGGGCTCGGAATTCATGGCCATCGCCGATTACGACCAATGGCTCACGGGAATGTACGGAGACTACATGACGCCCCCCGCCAACAAGAACCGCACATCGCCCCACACCTTAAGCAACATCTACTGGATTTAG